In the Nicotiana tabacum cultivar K326 chromosome 16, ASM71507v2, whole genome shotgun sequence genome, one interval contains:
- the LOC107780004 gene encoding polyadenylate-binding protein 3-like, whose amino-acid sequence MAATAVPPPAVQTQAETTMVGPTPPPTPQVAIMGGGGNGSGGVGVTTSTNYALYVGDLDTSVEEGQLYEVFNHVAQVVSIRVCRDQSGRSSLGYAYVNFTSPQDAATARELLNFTQLNGKPMRIMFSHRDPSLRKSGYANVFIKNLDSSIDNKALYDTFAAFGTVLSCKVAADINGQSKGYGFVQFDQDEAAHNAIKRLNGMLINDKQVYVGHFIRRQERSQANASDKFTNVYVKDLPETTTDEDLKKLFEKYGTITSAVVMKDKNGKSKCFGFVNYESSDAAVSAVEQLNGSSLKEKVLYVGKAQKKSEREAKLKAKFEQERASRFEKLKGANLYLKNLDSVSDENLKELFSEYGTITSCKVMRDSKGVSKGSGFVAFSTPEEATRALNEMNGKLIGKKPLFVAVAQRKDERRASLQAHFARMRPAGGMAPPPGAMSGFHNGAPRLAPQQVYFGQGAPGLIAPQAAEFGFQQQLMPGLRPGVGPNFLLPYQLQRQGQHGRVGGRRGGNSQQQQQWNSGRFKPNGRNGMHPSITQGMMGPIMPAPFDASAMTTSALDIQRTNPVPPSTLASSLAFASPEDQHRMLGEQLFPLVERIERDHAGKVTGMLLEMDQTEVLHLIESPDALNKKVSEAMDVLRLAGPGSSVGDKFGSLTLNG is encoded by the exons ATGGCGGCGACGGCGGTTCCGCCACCGGCGGTGCAAACTCAGGCGGAAACGACGATGGTCGGACCGACGCCACCGCCGACTCCGCAGGTGGCAATAATGGGAGGTGGTGGTAACGGTAGTGGTGGTGTTGGTGTGACGACGAGTACGAACTATGCCCTGTACGTAGGGGATCTGGACACGTCAGTGGAAGAAGGACAACTGTATGAGGTGTTTAACCATGTGGCACAAGTCGTGTCCATTAGGGTTTGCAGGGATCAATCGGGCCGGTCCTCCCTCGGTTACGCTTATGTCAATTTCACTTCTCCACAAGATG CTGCTACTGCTAGGGAGTTATTGAATTTTACTCAGTTGAATGGAAAACCTATGAGGATAATGTTTTCTCATAGAGATCCTAGTCTGCGGAAGAGCGGATATGCAAATGTTTTCATTAAGAATCTGGACTCGTCAATTGATAACAAGGCATTGTATGACACTTTTGCTGCCTTTGGAACGGTTCTTTCCTGCAAGGTAGCTGCTGATATTAATGGTCAGTCAAAAGGATATGGATTTGTACAATTTGATCAGGACGAAGCTGCACACAATGCAATCAAGCGTCTGAATGGTATGTTGATAAATGATAAACAAGTCTATGTTGGCCACTTCATCCGTCGACAAGAAAGGAGTCAAGCAAATGCCTCTGACAAATTCACAAATGTGTATGTGAAAGACCTTCCTGAAACTACCACTGATGAGGATCTTAAGAAGCTTTTTGAGAAGTATGGAACCATCACCAGTGCAGTAGTTATGAAAGACAAAAATGGAAAGTCCAAGTGTTTTGGCTTCGTCAATTATGAGAGCTCGGATGCTGCAGTCTCTGCTGTTGAACAGTTGAATGGCAGTTCCTTGAAAGAAAAAGTTCTGTATGTAGGCAAGGCCCAGAAGAAATCAGAACGGGAAGCAAAACTGAAAGCCAAATTCGAACAAGAAAGAGCTAGTCGATTTGAGAAACTAAAAGGTGCTAACTTATATTTGAAAAATCTCGACAGTGTGAGTGATGAAAATCTGAAAGAGTTATTCTCGGAGTACGGAACCATAACGTCCTGCAAG GTGATGCGCGACTCAAAAGGGGTGAGCAAGGGTTCTGGCTTTGTTGCCTTCTCCACCCCCGAGGAAGCTACACGAGCT TTGAACGAAATGAATGGCAAGTTGATAGGAAAGAAACCTTTATTTGTTGCTGTTGCCCAGCGCAAGGATGAAAGAAGAGCATCGCTACAG GCACATTTTGCTCGGATGCGACCAGCTGGGGGGATGGCTCCTCCTCCTGGAGCTATGTCTGGGTTTCACAATGGGGCACCTCGACTAGCTCCTCAGCAGGTCTACTTTGGTCAAGGTGCCCCAGGACTTATAGCACCTCAAGCCGCTGAATTTGGCTTCCAGCAACAACTCATGCCTGGACTTCGTCCAGGTGTTGGCCCGAATTTCCTCTTGCCCTATCAGCTTCAGCGCCAAGGACAACACGGACGTGTTGGTGGAAGGAGAGGAGGGAATTCTCAACAGCAGCAGCAG TGGAACTCTGGTAGATTCAAACCCAATGGACGAAATGGCATGCATCCTAGCATCACTCAAGGTATGATGGGACCAATTATGCCAGCGCCATTTGATGCTTCTGCTATGACAACATCTGCGTTGGACATCCAACGCACTAACCCAGTGCCACCATCAACACTTGCTTCTTCTTTGGCCTTTGCTTCTCCAGAAGATCAGCATCGG ATGCTTGGAGAGCAGTTATTTCCACTTGTGGAACGCATTGAACGTGATCATGCTGGTAAAGTTACTGGGATGTTGCTTGAGATGGATCAAACTGAAGTGCTTCATCTCATCGAGTCCCCTGATGCTCTCAATAAGAAAGTTTCCGAGGCTATGGATGTCCTTCGCTTAGCAGGGCCAGGTTCTAGTGTTGGTGATAAATTTGGATCTCTCACCCTGAATGGATGa